In Brassica napus cultivar Da-Ae chromosome C2, Da-Ae, whole genome shotgun sequence, the sequence tcttctggatattgagcaagggAGCATACTGCATTTATTCGGTGAGCTACAGCTTTAGCATTGAAGTAAACTTTTGTGTTGATCCACTGTGAAGGTTTcctgatccttgtactccttctcaaagGTTGTATCTGCTCAGGTTCTGCTTCATTTCCTTCACTTGGCGCCTCTACTTGAGTCTCAACATCTGATTGTGATggcatctcatcttgatcatgagctACTGAGTTctcttcaggttgagcttgtGTAGACTGCTCAACATTTCTACTGCCCCCCTTATGATCAGGATGAGTGCTCTCAACACTATCAGCTGCAGTAGATGGTACATTTTCAGGGACAGGTTCCACCCTTGGTAGAGAAGGCATACTGATTCCCAGGCTCTCCATTACTCTCCTAAGGTTGTTTGCTCTATCTAAGGCTGATTGAGAAAGATCTTTGagctcatcccaactctttccatCATAATAGCCTCTGGATTCTACAAAATTCACATCCCTTGAGACAAGAACCCTTCTTGactctggatcatagcacttataccccttctgagttggagagtaaccaatgaacatagcttttgaGATTTTAGCATCAAGCTTTTTCCTCAGCTCCCCAGGTATCATCACAAAACAGAGGCATCCAAACACACACGAGTGGTCCAAAGATGGATTGGTCTTGTTtaggacctcaaaaggagacatGTCGTTGAGGACTTTAGCTGGAGTCCTATTGATCAGATAGGTAGCAGACATCACaacatcactccagaatctttttggaacattggtgtggaacatcattgatcttgctacctccatcaaatgtctgttcttcctcttagcaactccattctgttgaggagtgtaaggACAACTTGTCTGGTGAGTAATCTCATGTTGAGCAAGAtattgcttgaatgcatgacttgtatactctccaccattaccTGACCTTAGAATTTTCAGCTTGGCATTGAAATGGTTGCAGATATGGGTCTGGAAATTCTTGAAAGCATCCAACACCATGTCCTTAGACGGAATCAGTGTCACCCAAGTGTATTTgaatttctcatcaataaaggtgacaaagtatttgtggttctctctggacacacatggagcagtccatacatcagagtgaactagGTCAAAACATCTTTCATAGATGGTGCTAGACTGTGGGAAGActgttctacaatgcttccccaatatgcaagcttcacaatcatcatTCTTGAAGACCACACCTGGAAGCATCAAGTTTAGGGCTCTTGTATGAAGATGTCCCAACCTAGCATGCCATAGTGTGCTATCAACCCCGCTGGATGTACTAGCCAAACACTGAGAAGTAGATGGTCCGGACATCTCTGTTTTCTGAAGATGATAGAGTTCGTTGTGAACgtgcccctttccaatcacttgGCCTGTCTTTAAGTCTTGGAATTCAACCACATCTGGTCTGAAGACAACCTGACAACTCAGATCAACAGTAGCATTTCTCACAGATAGCAAGTTTCATGTAAACTGAGGTATATACAAGGTAGTAGATTCCCTATCAAATAACCTAAGGTTCCCTATCCCTTATATCTTAATCTTATCACCATTTGCTATATGAACATTCCCTGAGGCAGGTTGGACATCACTAATCAAGTtcctatcactaatcatgtgatggctTGCTCCTGAATCTATAATGACAGGTTTAGGGTCAAGAGAGTGTGTACCAGCCTTCTTGAATGAGATAAAGGCTTTGATAAGGGAATGTAGGTCACTCATGGTTGTTGGACCATCAGTGTTGGCTGCACTATCAGTACTTCTCTATGTTCCTCCTTCATTTGAACCACCAATAACAGATGAATACATGGTTCGACCTTGAATCGATGGATGCTCAAACTCCTTGATTACATTCCTGGCTTGATTCAAgtcacttcttcttggcatattgCGCTTCTTATGTTGTTCCTTAGCCTTCTTGTACTCTGGAAACAACACCATGTTGGAGTTCTCCCTCTGGAGAGATATGGTGGACCAGTGGACAATCTATTGTTCCTACTGGTTTTGAGATAAACTGGTCTTTGATGAAGCTTTTCCTGATATGGTTGAAGCTTTCTTAAGTTCCAGAGAATAGGGTACTCCTCTTTCTTGAGTTCTGATGAGGTTCTTCTCTTTTGAAAGACCTTTGGACCAGTGGATAAAATGATGTATCCAAcagattttgaagataatctgaGAAAGAAATAGATTTGCAGAAGCTTTTGTGAGGTTCAGGAGcttaatgctctgataccatgttagaatgagagaattattgagagtttatttctaagaacatgaaaaagatgagagaaagagaaagaatgagaGAGATGTAGATTTCAAAAtgtaagagagagaaggagataaTAGTTTCCTTAGATTTAGATCTGTGTACAAAGAGAGCTTTTATAGCCAAATACATAgacattaaagatatggagagaAGGCAAAGAACTGAGATTCCAACAgctatatttttgaattttgaacttCTTTTGGACTGTAGTGAACAGTGCCGCGAACAGTGCCGGCCCAGTATCATTCTATGCCTaaagcaaattttaaaattactgcCCCTTGTAAGTATTGAACCCATCacctaaaatacatttttagaaACTACAAGCAACCATACCAAAAGAAAATGCATGTAAATGATGCCCCTAAAATGGTTATAAACCTTGGTGCCCAAAGTCCATGCTTCATGAGCTTTATCTCAGGGCCGGGCCTGGCCGCGAATCTCTACAGCACCAAAGTGCTCAATGCAGGTTTATCAAAGCTCCAACTTTGGTATTGTAGGTAATCTGCTTTTTTTCTTCAAAGTGTTCAATGTAGCTTTTTCAGAGTGCCCACTTCATTGTTGTAAGTAGACTCAACGTCTTtagttattttcttcttcttttgcttaCATCTCAACACTCTTGCTCTTTATTTTCTTCATGTCAACAAAGTAGAACTGTTTGCTATAGTTTTAGTGCTGCGAACATCATGTCCAACATTGGTAACTAACATgtaaaaaatgtaaatcaatGTGGTCATAACACATACTGAGATTGCTGAAATTGTTATTGGGAGAGTTGATCATCATAATTAGAGGTAATTAAGTTAATAGACCATAATAAGATAGGTTATAGTGTAGACgaacaaaataatattcttgTTAGCCAAAATAATTCTTAAGCCATTAAAATGTTGACCGAGCAATGGCTTGGCACTAAGAAAATATTGACCCAACAATTAACATGTACATgctaatatttttataaccaAATATTAATGCATACATATCTAGTCATGATCTAAAATTTTCTAATATTAACTTTTGCATTGAATTGTAGTAACTGTAATATTTTGTCAAAGATAAAAatcccatttttatttttattttttattttttctttattttttcttttttaaatatattttatatcttacTAAAAATGGAAATCTATCTTGGATTTTTCACTTTACTTTTTGATGTGTAGAATTCAAAGATTTCCTGAGGATTTTTGTTGTTGAACATATCTCTTACAAAATAACATTTGTAGAAATTTAAGAGTACTTTTGACAGTCATATAAATAAAGCACTCCCACAACAAAATCGACAGCAGTGCTGATCGCAATGCAACCACTCCAGAATTCTACAACATCAAAAACTTGTCTATAGATGATGATTGGGGTACTTACTTGTTCTATGGAGGTCCAGAGTTTACTCGTGTGCAGCTTCTCTAGCCATGAGTTCCTATTTTTGTATTAGTTTCATCATTTTCTTTATCATTCAGATTATTTCCATATCCTATTTTTGATTTAACCCTGAGTTGTAAGTTAATTGTAACAGATTTAGATGTAATATGAAACatgaaattattttgtattgagTAAAGTTAAAGTCTGTTTACAATGTTGGCGAACTGGTATATAACACAAGTAAGAAACTCTCAGGTTATTTCCTATTGACGTCGATCAATTAGAACAACCCTTGTCCCAGTTGTTCACCACACCCAATAAATTTTCCAAAAGGGCCACAACTGATGGTGTAACATGTTTCTCGGCTCCAGACTCATAACACTATGCGTTCCACGCTTGTctagttattaaaaaataattgattccACTGCCCCACATGGGAGTTGCCTTCGTGAAGATCATGCCATGAACACAATCTCTTCACTTGCGCTCCACCCTGATTAGAATCTTCTATTGACGGCCACTTTTTCTTTTTACGTCAGGATCGGCTCTTATTGGTTATCTGAATTGTTTTAGAtaacttttttatattgttgGCAAAAAACGAGTGATTATGCTAGTATTACATTCATATTATCGATTCAAACTCGAAAATATGTGCCAGTGAGATATAGATGGAAAAATAGCAATTACAAGCTAATTATATAGATTTTTCTTTCAGGCAAATCATGAAGTTAATCCATTTATCATACATTTTAAATCTCAAAAGAGAAAAACATTTCAACAataccacacaaaaaaaaagtcccCAATAAACAAGGATTTGACCGAATGCATGAGAGACTATTGAGACTCAATGAGACCACAATTGGTGACTTGAACCTTTGTATAAGGCCGATTAAACCCTCTCTCCGCCACCACGGCTCTCTTATCTCCGATCACCTTAGCCACCCTGTTTCACCACCAAAACCACAACCattaatctcaaaaaaaaaaaaaattcaaatccaaCGGTCAGTGTCCAATCGTTACTTGAAGTAAGGAGAACTCGTGTTGTCCCTCACTGTCTTAACTTCCCTCATCTTCTCCACAACTCCCATCCCTTCCAACACTTCCCCAATCACCAACACCGACTCCTCCAGCTCCGGCGAATCCACCGCCGTTATAACAAACTCCGTTCCGTTAGGCCCCACCGCTACCTCCTCCTCCTGCACCTCCAGCTTCCCGTTAGTCGCCACCAGCTTCGTCTTCGGCGGCGGCTTCGACGGGTCCCTCACCACGATCCCCACGCTTCCCGCCTTCACTTCCTTGcatctctctcctctcctccctctctCCCATTCTTCCACTAGGTTCTGCAGACTCCCAGCTGCTGCGGTGGCTCGCTCTGCGTCGGCGCCGTACGACTTGATCCCGCCGTGCTGGACGTAGCCTGGCATGATCTTCACGAACTCTTTTCTCCGGTAACTGATTCCGGCTTTCCCGCTCACAATGCTGCAGAATCTTGCCGTTCCCGCCGGCACATCGTCGCCGTATAAACCGATCACGATACGTCCAACTGGTTCTCCGCCGATGGAGACATCGAGGAACGCTTTCTTGGTCGGAACCTTACAAAGAAATCGAATTTAAGACATTTTCTAAAATTTCAGACAAAAAACTGAAGTCAAGATTCCTTACTCTGTCTCCACAACTTGTCGGATTATCAGTTACTAAAGAGATTGTATCTGCTTGTGCTTTAGAGAGATCGAGCAATGGCGTCAGAGTAGTCTGAGTGCCGAGGAGTAGAAGCAACGAGGATTTACTTAGATTCCGGCGTGATAATTTACAGCTCAGTTCCAGCGACGGAGAAGCTCCTGCGGCGGTTCGACGGCTGTGCTGCGGTGGCTCTATAGGCGGCGGTAGAAACTTTGAGGTCGGGGTCGAGAGTTTTGCATTGGGTAGCATCATTGTCTTTCACTTTCTTTACTTGAtaagtgtgtgtgtgttaaTTAGGCTTTGGTGGAGGAACAAAGATGGTTTAAAGATTTTTTGGATAAGAAATCGAACATGagccatatatatatgtgacatCATCATCTCATTCATCATCACAAATTCACAATAGTCACACCCTCGTCCTTTGTTCTTTTTAAGCCCAACCCAAATTAGAGTAGTTCATGTCCATGCTAAAGCCCAACCCAAACCCAAACACAAGCATGGTCAACCAAATATGTAATTTTACAGTACTTAACAATGCCGGTCAGGTGAGGAAGAAGACCTCAAACAAACCGGTCAGGTGAGGAAGAAGACCTCAACTGTTTGTTGTCAAAGACTTTGGTGGTTTTAGGACATTGTGACGTCACACTGCATGATGCATCTTTTGGAACAAAAATGTTTCAGAGCTGTACCTCCAAAAGAGACTCCTTGAAAATTCTTCATTAAGGaaagtttatattattttgtaagagTATCTCCAACCTCACTCCATAAATTACTGCAAAATGGAGTGGAAAATGGAATGATGAACAATAAAAAAACCTATTAGTCCATTTATACAGTAAtcacttttttgtttgttcatcactctatttccCACTCTattttgcagtaaattatgGAGTGGGGTTGTAGATGCTTTAAGTCCATATTCTACGTAAGAATGTGGAAAATATTTCTAAAGCAGAAACTGatttaactatattttatgatttCCTTATTGTTTTCATCCCATGGATATCGATATAATTATACGTACTTGTCCAGGTCCATTGTTTTTAAGACAAAGTTTGTAGGTTAGTAGTTTCTTAAAAATTGCAACGAAGTAGACTTTATAAGTAGATTTACCACTTTCCTCGAATTTTCAAGATTTGTATAACCAGTCCAGACCGCCAACTATTTTCTTAAGCCGTTTTGTATTTCTTATTTTGTCAGTCgtgtaatgatttttttaaaagtataatggTTTTGATTCTCAATTCGGTCAGTATAGAAAAGTCTCTCGCACTCCATCTTTTACAGTTGATTTTATTGTGACAAGGAACTTTTAGTACACGTACTTGTTTGGCTTTTTTGCTCTGCATATCTCGAGGTAAGTTTATTTTCTCCACGATTCGTGAGACATCAGGCCGTGGTAAGCTATGACTTTGGCCAAAATTTGAGCACAACTagttgatatttatttatttttgctaaCTTTTGGGACTAGTGGATATTTATTTGTCTGGAAAGTATCTAAAGACTGATGAGAATAttcaaccaaaataaaatatgcaAGAGTACTATAATACATTTGATGTGTTGACTGACTGTTCATTCGGATCACTAAACTCAGAGGGTCcgcttttattatttatggtaGAAGTGAGGGGTGGAGCAGAACAAATACAATCAAATTCTTtaagtatttgtgatttgatttgtattttatacaatcaaattcttaagtatttgtgatttgatttgtattttatagatatctattttttcaatttttttcttctgaaaatACAGATTCCGAAAAACCTGATGTTtgaaaatttatagatattatgtggatattacaaataattacaGATATTTTATCAGATTTTCTTAGTACAAATAATCTAGAAAAATATGATAGAAATTTGTTCTTAAAACAATATTTGCATGATATATAACCTAAAATCAAAAGTAGTGaagttatatgttttttaaattttgaaattagttaaaaatatagaaagacAAAACTTAAACAAAAGTTATAGTTGTCAtggagtttttttatttatttaatagttttataaagAATAATGtgaataaattttatcaaatcatatgttagaataataattatataagatttttggtcataagtttttatatttaaaactctacatttaatttagatatatatgtacTTTATATATCTGTCAGAGCAGAGCGAAGCCAAGCGAATATAtgctttctataattttattatttgtgatttattttgCTTTAAACAGATAATTggttttagtatttgatttgtttcaaaaatttgtgaatattcattttttttaaactgagtCGAAAAAATATTGGATGAAATTAAATTTAGCGGATAAAATACTTAGTCCTAGTCTTTATAAAAGTTTGCAGCAGCCACATGCTGAATAGTACATATCCACCGgtctcatataatttttttctaatactGTATCTCAAACCACGTatagaaaatagtaaattatataagaGTTGTGACATATAAAAAGGTACAAATATTTGATGTTCCTATTTTTATTTGTCCAATGATTCTCAAAGTTTGGATTCAGAAGAGTAGAAGACTAGTCTCTGTCTCTCTTCTAAAACGTAAGATGTTTTTGgtgaaatacaaatattttaaaagaaattatttaacttcaaaataacactaaaatataaattagaattAATTCAACTAATTAGAAAATAGactgtaaatataatttttttcatagtttgtaataaaattgaaatttatctaagaaattaaaaaataatttatgttttaaacgAGAGAAGTTTTCATATTACCAACCTACTAGAAGATAACCCGGGTGCATGCGCAGAGTAAAATTTTATACTAATATTTATTCATTAAATGGTtataacattttgcaacactataatcttta encodes:
- the LOC106416296 gene encoding peptidyl-prolyl cis-trans isomerase CYP26-2, chloroplastic-like, which gives rise to MMLPNAKLSTPTSKFLPPPIEPPQHSRRTAAGASPSLELSCKLSRRNLSKSSLLLLLGTQTTLTPLLDLSKAQADTISLVTDNPTSCGDRVPTKKAFLDVSIGGEPVGRIVIGLYGDDVPAGTARFCSIVSGKAGISYRRKEFVKIMPGYVQHGGIKSYGADAERATAAAGSLQNLVEEWERGRRGERCKEVKAGSVGIVVRDPSKPPPKTKLVATNGKLEVQEEEVAVGPNGTEFVITAVDSPELEESVLVIGEVLEGMGVVEKMREVKTVRDNTSSPYFKVAKVIGDKRAVVAERGFNRPYTKVQVTNCGLIESQ